In a genomic window of Thermoproteus tenax Kra 1:
- a CDS encoding glycosyltransferase, which produces MDPWTTVALAALSLHFGAPAAYILYLNMRRRRRPGAAKISRLPKLAVIVPTYNEAATIEEKLDNIFSQDYPRDRLSVYVVDSVSTDNTAGIAEGWAAQRPGCKVVVIREARRLGKAHALNTALGAVEDADVVVITDADALWPRRDTLVKVASYIADDEVGAVSCLKVPRGAGGLERTYRQWYNKLRLWESEVYATPIFHGELAAFKLEVLREGFPMDIGADDSYMAIKAAIMGKRGGDARRRDLYGARAAERLPQVASEARTTLDTSISGNPQRDQAGA; this is translated from the coding sequence GTGGATCCTTGGACGACCGTTGCATTGGCGGCTCTGTCGCTCCACTTCGGAGCGCCCGCCGCATACATACTCTACCTCAACATGCGCCGCAGACGGAGGCCTGGCGCCGCCAAAATCAGTCGTCTGCCTAAGCTTGCTGTGATTGTGCCCACATACAACGAGGCGGCCACAATAGAGGAGAAGCTCGACAACATCTTCTCGCAAGATTATCCCAGGGATAGGCTGTCAGTCTATGTAGTCGACTCGGTCTCCACCGACAACACTGCCGGGATAGCCGAGGGATGGGCGGCGCAGAGGCCCGGCTGTAAAGTCGTCGTCATAAGAGAGGCGCGCAGATTGGGCAAGGCGCACGCCTTGAACACAGCTCTAGGAGCTGTGGAGGACGCGGACGTCGTAGTGATAACCGACGCCGATGCCCTCTGGCCCAGGCGTGATACGCTAGTGAAAGTCGCCTCATATATTGCAGACGACGAGGTCGGAGCAGTGTCCTGCCTCAAAGTGCCCCGCGGGGCCGGCGGGCTGGAGAGGACGTATAGACAGTGGTACAACAAGCTCCGTCTGTGGGAGAGCGAAGTCTACGCTACGCCTATCTTCCACGGCGAATTGGCCGCCTTCAAGCTTGAGGTCTTGAGGGAGGGTTTCCCAATGGATATAGGCGCCGACGACAGCTATATGGCAATCAAAGCGGCTATAATGGGCAAGAGGGGCGGTGACGCCCGACGACGTGATCTGTACGGAGCTCGTGCCGCGGAAAGGCTACCTCAAGTGGCGTCTGAGGCGCGCACAACACTTGATACAAGCATTTCTGGGAACCCTCAGAGAGATCAAGCGGGCGCCTAG
- a CDS encoding DNA-directed DNA polymerase, translated as MLVLGRSRPPVRAEPLDLIPYVFDGVGYRPWEGAKVWLIEGDAGPLRFKLMRFGFRPSRSFVPRLAEEQRRGLVKPKRPVLAAVYRRGGELYWTTDGESVHVGGCPDADVIAVRGQSLGCAPRALDVGRRMWDELAEEDESWLLRALAGKPEDYVVAIYKLAERRLRLYEAVAEIAGIGVDAVLEFLRTNSLAAVAEALFHWEAEKEGIALEDRRRMLNMPKWDFARGRRPGVYKSVAEYDFFSLFPSIVAAQGVDPLGIRECSDGVPVKTLLGTKRVCFEGGPVSAVISSLLSRRIESSDAYVREALKFLMNAGIGAWGKAGWGLVCEPCLYFVRAEAHRLFDQAWRDLEPIYGDTDSIYVEESKMDLVESWARSLRGLKLRLEAVWEYFLLAPSEDGGVAEKNHLKIRGDHVVVKGSKLRPHDLPVAARLVYKHIVARAVREGTDPLALLASVLRGAPAGGLFVLRSIESRGGRTRSVQRIASFEDSRYADVFYLPGRGVIYTPKGAIRGRTVGDYSEREIREAAVEYVRRLAKIRALRSLLLTTALW; from the coding sequence GTGTTGGTGTTGGGCCGCTCCAGGCCGCCCGTGCGCGCAGAGCCTCTGGACCTCATTCCGTACGTGTTCGATGGAGTAGGTTATAGGCCTTGGGAGGGGGCCAAGGTGTGGCTCATCGAGGGCGACGCCGGGCCGCTCAGATTTAAACTGATGAGGTTTGGCTTCCGTCCCTCGAGGTCGTTCGTACCGCGGCTGGCCGAGGAGCAGAGGAGGGGCCTCGTCAAACCCAAGAGGCCGGTCCTGGCCGCTGTATATAGGAGGGGCGGCGAGCTCTACTGGACGACAGACGGGGAGTCGGTCCACGTAGGAGGCTGTCCCGATGCCGACGTGATCGCCGTAAGGGGACAAAGCCTGGGCTGTGCCCCGAGGGCCCTGGACGTGGGGAGGCGCATGTGGGACGAGTTGGCCGAGGAGGACGAGTCGTGGCTGCTTAGGGCTCTAGCGGGGAAGCCAGAGGACTACGTCGTAGCAATATACAAATTGGCCGAGAGGAGGCTGAGGCTCTACGAGGCCGTGGCCGAGATAGCAGGGATCGGGGTTGACGCAGTGTTGGAGTTTCTGAGAACCAACTCGCTCGCCGCTGTGGCCGAGGCCCTGTTCCATTGGGAGGCCGAGAAGGAGGGGATTGCGTTGGAGGACAGAAGGAGGATGCTCAATATGCCGAAGTGGGACTTCGCCAGAGGACGCAGACCTGGCGTGTACAAGAGCGTGGCCGAGTACGACTTCTTCTCCCTATTCCCGAGCATAGTTGCAGCCCAGGGAGTGGACCCGTTGGGCATCCGCGAGTGCTCAGACGGCGTGCCGGTCAAGACATTGTTGGGGACCAAGCGAGTGTGTTTCGAAGGCGGTCCCGTCTCGGCCGTGATCTCCTCGCTGCTTTCTAGACGCATCGAGTCTAGCGACGCCTACGTGAGGGAGGCGTTAAAGTTTCTGATGAACGCGGGGATCGGTGCCTGGGGGAAGGCCGGCTGGGGCCTAGTGTGTGAGCCTTGTCTATACTTCGTCAGAGCTGAGGCCCATCGCTTGTTCGATCAGGCGTGGCGCGACTTGGAGCCCATCTACGGCGATACGGACTCCATCTACGTCGAGGAGTCCAAGATGGACCTAGTGGAGAGCTGGGCTAGATCCCTCAGAGGCCTTAAGCTGAGGCTTGAGGCAGTCTGGGAGTACTTTCTGTTGGCGCCGTCAGAGGATGGCGGCGTGGCCGAGAAGAACCACCTAAAGATAAGGGGGGATCATGTTGTGGTAAAGGGCAGTAAGCTCCGGCCGCACGACCTCCCGGTGGCTGCAAGGTTGGTATACAAACATATAGTGGCCAGGGCTGTGCGCGAGGGGACGGACCCTCTGGCTCTACTTGCGTCTGTTCTCCGAGGTGCCCCCGCGGGCGGCCTATTTGTGTTGAGATCCATCGAGAGCCGCGGGGGGAGGACAAGATCTGTCCAGAGAATTGCGTCGTTCGAGGACTCCCGGTACGCCGACGTCTTCTATCTGCCGGGGCGCGGCGTGATCTATACGCCCAAGGGGGCCATCCGGGGCCGGACAGTTGGGGACTATAGCGAAAGGGAGATCAGAGAGGCGGCCGTCGAATACGTGAGGCGTTTGGCCAAAATTAGAGCGCTTAGGTCCCTCTTGCTGACTACGGCGCTATGGTGA
- a CDS encoding HAD family hydrolase, whose product MYIFDLDGTLVDSVEAHVEAWREAARRFGRPISREEMRALIGLPAPKIAEIIAGPRASELMELKKRLFLEDYISLVKPFEDVEALAGLRRPIAVVTSSNAVLARAVLERTGLSRYVDFLLGGDEVPRGKPNPDPLYVVASRFGVSPRDMIVVGDTQYDVEMALSAGAVPVCISRDGRICKDGIIHIKSLYELLNKKLFP is encoded by the coding sequence GTGTACATCTTCGATCTAGACGGGACGTTGGTAGACTCAGTAGAGGCCCACGTTGAGGCTTGGAGAGAGGCGGCCAGAAGGTTCGGCCGTCCAATAAGCAGGGAGGAGATGAGGGCGTTAATAGGATTGCCCGCCCCAAAGATAGCCGAGATAATAGCGGGCCCCAGAGCCTCGGAGCTCATGGAGCTGAAGAAACGCCTCTTTCTGGAGGACTACATATCGTTGGTCAAACCCTTTGAAGACGTTGAAGCTCTGGCCGGCCTGCGGCGCCCAATAGCTGTAGTTACATCGTCCAACGCAGTCTTGGCTCGCGCAGTCCTTGAGAGGACAGGTCTGAGTCGCTACGTAGACTTCTTGTTGGGAGGGGACGAGGTGCCCAGAGGCAAGCCCAACCCCGATCCGCTGTACGTTGTAGCCAGTAGGTTTGGGGTCAGCCCTCGGGACATGATTGTTGTTGGCGACACACAATACGATGTGGAGATGGCGCTATCGGCCGGGGCAGTGCCAGTCTGTATCTCTAGAGATGGAAGAATCTGTAAAGACGGTATAATTCATATAAAAAGTTTATATGAATTACTAAATAAAAAGTTATTTCCCTAA
- a CDS encoding adenosylcobinamide amidohydrolase — translation MIAEIIHRGTDVVLQLDTVAVALSSTVDGGLRGGIRYVVHHKVPYRWNGDPLEEIERAHAALGVPSDETITFLTAAQLPRVHGLGRAAVGEVAVVVSATVGLSNPYRISRGDVEVLRPEEPSTVNIATFVNVPLSVQAMLDVLALVSQAKALALWDLAGVHGTTSDAVAVLSPAGPSRRPYGGAATDIGRAVVRATYAALADALRRD, via the coding sequence ATGATAGCCGAGATCATCCACCGAGGCACCGACGTGGTGCTACAGCTGGATACAGTTGCAGTCGCGCTCTCCAGCACTGTGGATGGAGGGCTCAGAGGCGGAATCCGCTATGTGGTCCACCACAAGGTTCCTTATAGATGGAACGGGGATCCTCTCGAAGAGATAGAGCGCGCCCATGCGGCCTTGGGCGTACCCAGCGATGAAACTATCACGTTCTTGACGGCAGCTCAACTACCGCGCGTCCACGGCCTGGGCAGAGCTGCTGTGGGAGAGGTTGCGGTCGTGGTCTCGGCGACAGTGGGGCTCTCAAACCCCTATAGGATCTCCCGGGGGGACGTCGAAGTTCTAAGGCCGGAGGAGCCCTCAACTGTAAATATAGCAACCTTCGTGAACGTCCCTCTATCTGTCCAGGCCATGTTAGACGTCTTGGCGCTGGTCTCACAAGCCAAGGCCCTTGCCCTGTGGGACCTCGCTGGAGTGCACGGCACTACCTCGGACGCGGTCGCCGTGCTTTCGCCCGCTGGCCCGAGTCGGCGGCCTTATGGCGGCGCCGCGACAGATATAGGCAGGGCCGTCGTTAGGGCGACTTACGCCGCCTTGGCCGACGCCTTGAGGCGGGATTAG
- a CDS encoding RIO1 family regulatory kinase/ATPase, translating into MLLKEALALSIGGDLRHLRQVAAQLSYLGASVRLEGPLRWGPALLLGKGNNSVIVLCEVAGSIYACKIRRGDAQRPSLIHEARLLRMANEVGVGPRLYAFTRDVLVMEYIRGVPMASWWREADANLKAEAAVALLRQARALDKIGLSHNELARPGEHVLMAGGAPVIIDFESATLGKARNVLQVLNLLRTLGVETPLELARRYSREQSDEAFNDIVHFLLNSWKSFQSLSPR; encoded by the coding sequence ATGCTACTAAAGGAGGCCTTGGCCCTATCGATAGGGGGCGACTTAAGGCATCTCAGGCAGGTCGCCGCACAGTTATCCTATCTGGGAGCCTCCGTGAGGCTCGAGGGGCCTTTAAGGTGGGGCCCCGCCCTACTTCTCGGCAAAGGCAACAACAGCGTAATAGTCTTGTGCGAGGTCGCAGGCTCGATATACGCCTGCAAGATAAGGCGCGGCGATGCGCAGAGGCCCAGTCTGATACACGAGGCCCGCCTTCTGAGAATGGCGAATGAGGTCGGCGTTGGTCCCAGACTCTACGCGTTCACGAGGGACGTGCTCGTAATGGAGTACATCAGAGGCGTCCCTATGGCGTCTTGGTGGAGGGAGGCCGACGCGAATCTCAAAGCTGAGGCCGCAGTAGCTCTGCTTCGCCAGGCCAGAGCTCTGGATAAGATAGGGCTCTCCCACAACGAGCTTGCCAGACCCGGCGAACACGTCCTAATGGCCGGCGGCGCTCCGGTCATCATAGATTTTGAGTCTGCAACTCTGGGCAAGGCGAGGAACGTGTTGCAAGTCCTCAACTTGCTGAGGACTTTAGGCGTAGAAACCCCATTAGAGTTAGCCAGGAGATACTCAAGAGAACAGAGCGATGAGGCCTTTAACGATATAGTTCACTTCTTGCTCAACTCCTGGAAGAGCTTCCAGAGCCTATCACCGAGGTAG
- the folE gene encoding GTP cyclohydrolase I gives MRDEAERAVETLLSHIGEDLKRPGLERTPRRFVGALEELTRGLREDPPEIVFFPVEKSGPVIVEDIRAVSLCEHHLLPIFLSISVAYLPGSEAPGLSKVIRLVKWAAARLIMQERFTEWLADILLEKLRARAVAVKVCGVHTCSYIRGVKEEHHLMITEARRGEIDVKLRCRRPVCT, from the coding sequence ATGCGCGACGAGGCGGAAAGAGCGGTGGAGACTTTGTTGTCGCATATAGGGGAGGACCTCAAGAGGCCGGGGCTCGAGAGGACGCCACGGAGGTTCGTAGGAGCACTGGAGGAGCTCACTAGGGGGCTCCGCGAGGATCCGCCCGAGATCGTATTCTTTCCAGTGGAGAAATCGGGCCCCGTCATTGTTGAGGACATAAGGGCTGTGTCTCTGTGCGAACACCACCTCCTCCCCATCTTTCTATCCATCTCTGTGGCCTACTTGCCCGGCTCAGAGGCGCCGGGCTTGAGCAAGGTCATCAGACTAGTCAAATGGGCGGCCGCAAGGCTCATAATGCAGGAGAGGTTCACCGAGTGGTTGGCCGACATCCTATTGGAGAAACTGAGGGCCAGGGCGGTGGCGGTGAAGGTCTGCGGAGTACACACCTGTTCATATATAAGGGGAGTCAAGGAGGAACATCACCTAATGATAACTGAGGCGAGGAGGGGCGAGATAGACGTAAAGCTGAGATGTAGGAGGCCGGTGTGCACATAG
- a CDS encoding ADP-ribose-binding protein, which yields MEFNLPNGVKVELVKGDITELEVDAIVNAANSYLEHGGGVAGAIVRKGGPIIQEESREWIRRYGPVPVGGVAVTSAGALKAKYVIHAVGPRCGREPVEKIKDAVANAVLKADELGLSSVALPAISTGIFGCPYREAAKLTLEAIKEVAPRLRSVRRIIVCLYTDELYKVFESIFKEIFK from the coding sequence ATGGAGTTCAACCTCCCCAATGGAGTTAAGGTCGAGCTCGTGAAAGGAGATATCACCGAGTTGGAGGTCGACGCAATAGTCAACGCGGCTAACTCATATCTAGAGCACGGGGGCGGGGTCGCTGGGGCCATAGTCAGGAAGGGAGGCCCCATAATACAAGAGGAGAGCAGGGAGTGGATAAGGCGCTACGGCCCCGTGCCTGTGGGAGGCGTAGCGGTGACCTCGGCGGGCGCGCTAAAGGCCAAGTACGTGATACACGCAGTGGGCCCCCGCTGCGGCAGAGAGCCCGTGGAGAAGATAAAGGACGCCGTGGCGAACGCTGTGCTGAAGGCCGACGAGCTCGGGCTGAGCAGCGTGGCGCTTCCAGCGATAAGCACAGGTATATTTGGCTGTCCCTACCGAGAGGCCGCCAAACTCACCTTGGAGGCCATCAAGGAGGTGGCGCCGAGGCTGAGAAGCGTTAGGCGGATCATTGTTTGTCTATACACCGACGAACTTTACAAAGTTTTCGAGTCCATATTCAAGGAGATCTTCAAGTGA
- a CDS encoding MBL fold metallo-hydrolase, whose translation MRTKEVLSGVYKVDLEPGGFSDLVSVYIVDSGIGLLVFEGGPSCSQSDLTMAVRSLGKPPTHVFLTHVHIDHYGAAGALVELNHDVQYYVHPRGAKVLPNPDIIWAPAKEAMGWLGELYGRPLEIPQKNIKVTEDGEEIQIGDVSVEVIHTPGHASHHQSFLVRPWDMLVVGDAAGIYVRSLDYIIPTTMEPLRLDLYIESIRRLLDMGPRYIAYTHHDLVGDAAGLLSRHLSQIEIWSKAAEEAARERLTPAELEGILVERDQSLRRVYSDLKGLRAHYHLFQMAISGLLNYYRNLGK comes from the coding sequence GTGAGGACAAAAGAGGTCCTCAGCGGAGTATACAAGGTCGATCTGGAGCCGGGCGGGTTCTCCGACCTAGTGTCCGTCTATATCGTTGACTCGGGCATAGGGCTTCTTGTATTCGAGGGGGGTCCCTCGTGCTCCCAGAGCGATTTGACAATGGCGGTTAGATCGCTTGGGAAGCCTCCGACCCACGTCTTCCTTACACACGTCCACATAGATCACTACGGGGCCGCCGGCGCGCTTGTAGAACTTAACCATGATGTCCAGTACTACGTGCATCCGAGGGGGGCCAAGGTGCTCCCCAATCCAGATATAATCTGGGCGCCCGCCAAAGAAGCCATGGGATGGCTGGGCGAGCTCTATGGCCGCCCCCTTGAGATTCCTCAGAAGAACATAAAGGTCACTGAGGATGGGGAGGAGATACAAATTGGAGATGTCTCAGTGGAGGTAATCCACACGCCTGGGCACGCGAGCCATCACCAGTCCTTCTTAGTGAGGCCTTGGGATATGTTGGTCGTAGGCGATGCAGCCGGCATCTATGTGAGATCCCTCGATTACATAATTCCCACCACCATGGAGCCTCTGAGACTGGACTTGTATATAGAAAGTATAAGGAGGCTGTTGGACATGGGCCCCAGATACATAGCCTACACCCACCACGATCTAGTGGGCGACGCGGCGGGGCTCTTGAGCAGACATCTTTCGCAAATCGAGATTTGGAGCAAAGCGGCCGAGGAAGCCGCGAGAGAGAGGCTCACACCCGCCGAGCTGGAGGGCATCCTCGTCGAAAGGGATCAGAGCCTCCGGAGGGTCTATTCGGACCTCAAGGGGCTAAGAGCCCACTACCATCTGTTCCAGATGGCTATTAGCGGTTTATTAAATTATTATAGAAATTTAGGGAAATAA
- a CDS encoding 2-oxoacid:acceptor oxidoreductase subunit alpha produces the protein MEITVRISGAQGEGVESAGRLVATIFSQLGYHVYAYRQYASIIKGNPTMFYQIRASDRKIYSHGRWRTIDILVALNRNALAAYRDKASYAVFDSSDGGSPQRKGDVPVPLSEYAVKAGDKIMKNVVAVGALLGLLGVSSRVLSDALAREFGEKGDKIVERNIEAAQLGYDHAVKAAGSILSMEKVAPAKVLLSGAEALAIGAVLSGMRFYAAYPMTPASPIMHFLAEIGPRFGVAVVQAEDEIAAMNMVIGASFAGVRAATGTSGGGFDLMHEAFGLAAMIETPAVVFLSQRGGPSTGLPTETEQGDLSSALSPSHGEYPHIVIAPYTIEDGLYAVAKAFNLSEKFQTPAIVLTDLYFNESLTTIDDIDWAKFKIERGELVTSPVVWEEFKRYKITDSGVSPRTIPGVPGGMYIATSDEHDERGDVITDRHLPDLRKAMHNKRMIKLAKIAEEMGPPISYGSDGITLVTWGSTAMPILDFIYSRGDGVGAVVFRDLYPLNKAASLEVMGKKSTLIDVELNYRGQLGEYLRKELGVEFKRSILKWWGEPLSVDELMELV, from the coding sequence ATGGAAATAACTGTCAGAATAAGCGGCGCCCAAGGCGAGGGAGTTGAGTCGGCCGGAAGGCTGGTCGCGACGATATTCTCTCAGCTGGGCTACCACGTATATGCCTACAGACAATATGCCTCAATAATAAAGGGAAATCCGACTATGTTTTACCAGATCAGAGCATCGGATCGCAAGATCTACAGCCACGGGCGCTGGAGGACAATTGATATACTGGTTGCGCTCAACAGAAACGCCTTGGCGGCCTATAGGGACAAGGCATCCTACGCGGTCTTTGACTCAAGCGACGGAGGCTCCCCTCAACGCAAGGGCGATGTTCCAGTCCCTCTTTCGGAGTACGCAGTCAAAGCGGGAGATAAAATAATGAAAAACGTAGTAGCAGTCGGAGCACTCCTAGGCCTACTCGGCGTCAGCTCGCGCGTTCTCTCGGACGCGCTAGCAAGAGAGTTCGGCGAGAAAGGGGACAAGATCGTGGAAAGGAATATTGAGGCGGCACAACTTGGCTACGACCATGCAGTGAAGGCAGCTGGAAGTATTTTGAGTATGGAGAAAGTAGCTCCCGCCAAAGTGTTGTTATCCGGCGCAGAGGCTCTAGCGATAGGGGCCGTGCTATCTGGCATGAGGTTCTACGCGGCATATCCCATGACGCCGGCGAGCCCCATCATGCACTTCTTGGCCGAGATCGGCCCCAGGTTCGGAGTTGCGGTAGTACAGGCCGAGGACGAGATAGCCGCCATGAACATGGTGATAGGGGCCTCATTCGCTGGTGTCAGAGCGGCCACGGGCACCTCGGGAGGCGGCTTTGACCTAATGCACGAGGCCTTCGGCCTTGCCGCTATGATCGAGACGCCAGCAGTAGTCTTCTTGAGCCAGAGGGGTGGCCCCAGCACTGGCCTTCCGACTGAGACCGAGCAAGGAGACCTCTCGTCGGCCCTTTCGCCGTCGCACGGCGAGTATCCGCATATAGTTATAGCGCCGTACACAATAGAGGACGGCTTGTACGCAGTAGCCAAGGCGTTTAACCTGTCAGAGAAGTTCCAAACGCCTGCGATCGTCCTCACGGATCTTTACTTCAACGAGTCTCTTACGACAATCGACGATATAGATTGGGCAAAGTTCAAGATAGAGCGCGGAGAGTTGGTAACCTCCCCCGTTGTGTGGGAGGAGTTCAAGAGATACAAGATAACGGACTCAGGAGTGTCGCCGAGGACTATACCAGGCGTACCCGGCGGAATGTATATTGCGACAAGCGACGAACACGACGAGAGGGGAGACGTAATAACAGATCGCCATTTGCCTGACCTAAGGAAAGCCATGCACAATAAGAGGATGATCAAACTGGCTAAAATAGCTGAGGAGATGGGCCCGCCCATCTCTTACGGCTCCGACGGGATCACCTTAGTAACTTGGGGCTCTACGGCGATGCCGATACTAGATTTCATTTACTCGAGAGGCGACGGCGTAGGCGCTGTGGTGTTCAGAGATCTGTACCCTCTGAACAAGGCGGCATCGTTGGAGGTCATGGGCAAGAAAAGCACGTTGATAGACGTTGAGTTGAACTACAGAGGCCAACTGGGCGAGTATCTGAGGAAAGAGCTGGGCGTCGAGTTCAAAAGGAGCATCCTCAAGTGGTGGGGCGAGCCGCTTAGCGTAGATGAGCTCATGGAGCTGGTGTAG
- a CDS encoding cysteine hydrolase family protein: MLPEVVKVPHIPIMDKVSFPSRSTAVLVVDMQNDFAHPNGKLYSPSSGEIIPRIARLLERARSSGVRIIYTQDTHPPDDPVEFPIWGPHVVKGSWGWQIVDQLKPTEGDIVVEKMRYDPFFGTPLDHILRMYGISNLVVVGTVANICVLHAVAGARLRLYNVAVPIDGIAALNDFDYVAALRQMDYLYKAVLTTIDGVVFEEKT; encoded by the coding sequence ATGTTGCCTGAGGTCGTAAAAGTGCCTCATATCCCCATTATGGACAAGGTCTCCTTTCCCTCTCGCTCTACGGCCGTTCTCGTGGTCGACATGCAAAACGATTTCGCGCATCCGAACGGCAAATTATATTCGCCCTCCAGCGGCGAGATAATACCGAGGATAGCCCGGCTCCTAGAGAGGGCGAGGAGTAGCGGCGTTAGAATAATATATACTCAGGACACCCATCCGCCTGATGATCCAGTGGAGTTCCCCATATGGGGTCCCCACGTTGTGAAGGGGTCGTGGGGCTGGCAGATAGTGGATCAGCTCAAGCCGACCGAAGGCGACATAGTGGTGGAGAAGATGCGTTACGATCCCTTCTTCGGCACACCGCTTGACCACATCTTGAGGATGTACGGCATCTCCAACTTGGTCGTAGTCGGCACCGTGGCGAATATATGCGTCCTGCACGCAGTGGCGGGGGCCAGGCTCAGGCTATATAACGTAGCCGTGCCCATAGACGGCATCGCGGCGCTCAACGACTTCGACTACGTTGCTGCGCTCAGACAGATGGACTATCTCTACAAGGCCGTCTTGACGACCATCGACGGCGTGGTCTTCGAGGAGAAAACTTAA
- a CDS encoding thiamine pyrophosphate-dependent enzyme: MASIKLQIDKKPMDFAVSRAPIWCPGCGDYGILEGLRRALAKFGAKNEEVVIVSGIGCSSQLPHFMKTYGIHGIHGRVLPIATGVKIANPRLKVIGVGGDGDGYGIGLNHLIHAARRNVGVVYIVSNNQVYGLTTGQMSPTTLKGVKTKTSPYGSIDFPVNPLALALSAGATFVARGFSGDVAHLAEIIEAALQHRGFALIDVLSPCVTFNRVNTYDWFRARIYKLEAVGHDPTDYEQAYKRALEWPTMDPQGKVPIGIFFRREDLPAYEEEAVKLLGGTPPIDAPLELSEDKRKALLNFLT, translated from the coding sequence ATGGCATCGATCAAGCTACAGATCGACAAAAAGCCCATGGACTTCGCCGTGTCGCGTGCGCCGATATGGTGCCCCGGTTGCGGCGACTACGGGATACTGGAGGGCCTACGGAGAGCTCTGGCCAAATTTGGCGCTAAAAACGAAGAGGTCGTGATAGTCTCAGGCATAGGCTGCTCTTCACAGTTGCCGCACTTCATGAAGACGTACGGCATACATGGGATACACGGCAGAGTGTTGCCGATAGCTACAGGCGTCAAGATAGCAAACCCGCGTCTGAAGGTAATAGGAGTCGGAGGAGACGGCGACGGGTACGGCATTGGCTTGAACCACTTAATACACGCGGCGAGGCGCAACGTCGGAGTCGTGTACATAGTATCCAACAATCAAGTATACGGTTTGACCACAGGCCAGATGTCCCCGACAACGTTGAAGGGAGTTAAGACAAAGACTTCTCCATACGGGTCAATAGACTTCCCTGTCAATCCGCTGGCGCTCGCCCTCTCTGCCGGCGCTACGTTCGTGGCCCGCGGCTTCAGCGGCGACGTCGCGCATCTGGCCGAGATAATAGAGGCCGCGCTCCAACACAGAGGATTCGCCTTAATCGATGTACTAAGCCCGTGTGTGACGTTCAACAGAGTAAATACATACGATTGGTTCAGAGCGCGCATATACAAGTTGGAGGCCGTTGGACACGACCCGACTGACTACGAGCAAGCCTACAAACGCGCCCTTGAGTGGCCAACGATGGATCCTCAGGGGAAGGTGCCGATCGGCATCTTCTTCAGAAGGGAGGATCTGCCTGCATACGAAGAGGAGGCGGTTAAACTCTTGGGAGGAACTCCGCCCATAGATGCGCCCCTCGAGCTGTCGGAGGACAAGAGGAAGGCGCTTCTTAACTTTTTAACTTAG
- a CDS encoding DUF1947 domain-containing protein translates to MRRVALSKKEVKELAAALGKVGDILREAELVEVVELEGGRVLYIVDSEPALIKAQVQHFGEVVLPTIYLLNKSKHAQRASAIYPMAIVDTGAVKHILNGADVMRPGIKQILGDFNKGDVAQVADEKRRIIAVGLWLYSRSEVEAMEKGKVIYNVHYLGDRLWKLFQELSKK, encoded by the coding sequence GTGAGGCGCGTTGCGCTCAGCAAGAAGGAAGTTAAGGAGCTAGCCGCCGCGTTGGGAAAGGTCGGAGATATCCTGAGGGAGGCCGAGCTAGTAGAGGTAGTCGAGCTCGAGGGCGGCCGCGTTTTGTACATAGTTGATTCAGAGCCCGCTTTGATCAAGGCCCAAGTTCAGCACTTCGGAGAAGTGGTTCTGCCCACGATATATCTTTTGAACAAAAGCAAACACGCGCAGAGGGCATCCGCTATATATCCTATGGCCATAGTCGACACGGGCGCCGTCAAACATATTCTGAACGGGGCCGACGTAATGAGGCCAGGTATAAAACAGATCCTAGGCGACTTCAACAAGGGAGATGTGGCTCAAGTGGCCGACGAGAAGAGGAGGATAATCGCAGTGGGCCTTTGGCTCTACTCCCGCAGTGAGGTCGAGGCCATGGAGAAGGGCAAGGTGATATATAATGTCCACTACCTCGGTGATAGGCTCTGGAAGCTCTTCCAGGAGTTGAGCAAGAAGTGA
- a CDS encoding Sjogren's syndrome/scleroderma autoantigen 1 family protein: MSQKRDLVVKRIAELVRAGAALTSYTCPVCGTVLVRLKTGEYYCANCERTVVVVRSEEEAQRVAEAYTLREVRQIVFNKILALGKAISDLDGEELYEKLRAMSMLLDIYEKLDKIGERK; encoded by the coding sequence ATGAGCCAGAAGAGGGACCTCGTAGTCAAGAGGATAGCCGAGCTAGTGAGGGCCGGCGCTGCGCTGACGTCCTACACATGTCCAGTGTGCGGCACAGTATTGGTCAGGTTGAAGACTGGCGAGTACTACTGCGCAAACTGCGAGAGGACCGTCGTGGTCGTGAGATCCGAGGAGGAGGCGCAGAGGGTGGCCGAGGCCTACACGCTGCGGGAGGTGCGGCAGATAGTCTTCAACAAGATACTGGCGTTGGGCAAGGCTATATCGGACCTTGACGGCGAGGAGCTCTACGAGAAGCTCAGAGCCATGTCCATGTTGTTGGATATCTATGAGAAGTTGGACAAAATCGGCGAGAGGAAATAA